The following proteins come from a genomic window of Salvia hispanica cultivar TCC Black 2014 chromosome 4, UniMelb_Shisp_WGS_1.0, whole genome shotgun sequence:
- the LOC125223842 gene encoding histone-lysine N-methyltransferase ATX2-like isoform X1 — protein sequence MAADALPENGGAKLSDNDEFHTSGAPLKYIPLCEVYSATSPRVTASGSKKVKAAARKPPQTNGHGQLTEHPITPESQFAVVYSRRRRRAESTNFMKGLLPESVNAESEVDGRAEGAVMKRRRFRDVEVGSDCKLSGESDAPAPLSDDLDKTNCKIVRENRNVCKIDSSSKTKKQKNDSSETAEKNSGAGRMRRWVRLSFDGVDPEKFIELQCKVYWPLDASWYCAHITGYNSETGQHHLKYEDGEQEELVLSDERIKFYISSKEMQIMELKLCEKSSEADELDANEMMVLAATLDDDCEEIETGDLIWAKLTGHAAWPAIVLDESHVGKHKGLNKISGEKSVIVQFFGTYDFARVPRKQVIQFLKGLLSSCHSKCKKPSFVRGLEEAKVYLSEQRLPESMQQLRDGVEGDVEDNRSRENEDGADSDGESISHDEILKKLDDLKSSKLEDGELQIVSLGKIVRDSSNFQNEKYIWPEGYSAVRKFTSFSDPTVHTMYKMEVLRDVDSRTRPLFKVTGDNGEEFNGPTPSACWNKIYKKIRNVQIRNKDNKADQKFSSGSYMFGFSHPKVFRIIKEMSRSAAKSSLLASRKMKNSSVGYRPVTVTWMDLDKCNVCHMDEEYENNLFLQCDKCRMMVHARCYGELEPSDGVLWLCNLCRPGAPESPLCCLCPVVGGAMKPTTNDSWAHLACAIWIPETCLLDVKKMEPIDGIDRINKDRWKLLCSICHVSHGACIQCSNINCRVSYHPLCARAAGFCLETEDMDRVHTAPLDEDDEYRSIQLLSFCERHRPKSNENVASDKQIVQKATEDEHAEYIPPINPSGCARTEIYDYRKKREKNGQDGPSSKRLYVENVPHIPGGFSHHMPLWNKTSSNEPGSSKHSVDLLELRSLQLKSSREFLSVADKYNHMRETYRRRLAYGKSRIHGFGVFTKLPYKAGDMVIEYTGDIIRGSVADRREHLSYNKLVGAGTYMFRIDDNRVLDATKSGSIAHLINHSCESNCYSRVITVNDQNHIIIFAKRDINYGEELTYDYRFSSIGERLACYCGSSKCRGVVNDVESEERVKKLHVPSSELTDWKGE from the exons ATGGCTGCCGACGCATTACCTGAAAACGGCGGTGCGAAGCTCAGCGACAACGATGAATTTCACACGAGCGGCGCGCCGCTCAAGTACATCCCGCTCTGCGAGGTGTACTCCGCTACATCTCCCCGCGTCACCGCATCCGGATCGAAGAAGGTCAAGGCTGCAGCCAGGAAGCCGCCGCAAACCAACGGCCATGGTCAATTGACGGAGCACCCGATCACGCCGGAGTCTCAGTTCGCTGTCGTCTACTCGAGGCGCCGGAGGAGGGCGGAGAGCACCAATTTCATGAAGGGGCTGCTTCCGGAGAGTGTGAATGCGGAATCGGAGGTTGACGGTAGGGCGGAGGGGGCTGTCATGAAGCGGAGGAGGTTTCGGGATGTGGAAGTGGGGAGTGATTGTAAGTTGTCGGGGGAATCCGATGCTCCGGCGCCGTTGAGTGATGATCTTGACAAAACTAACTGTAAAATTGTTCGGGAAAACAGGAATGTGTGTAAAATTGATAGTAGTAGCAAGacgaaaaaacaaaaaaatgattctTCGGAGACTGCTGAAAAGAATTCAGGAGCTGGACGGATGAGGAGATGGGTCCG GCTGAGTTTCGATGGAGTTGATCCTGAGAAGTTCATTGAGTTACAATGCAAG GTCTACTGGCCACTGGATGCAAGCTGGTATTGTGCCCATATAACAGGGTACAATTCTGAGACTGGTCAGCACCAT TTGAAGTATGAGGATGGAGAGCAAGAAGAGCTGGTTTTATCTGATGAACGTATAAAGTTTTATATCTCTTCCAAGGAGATGCAAATTATGGAGTTGAAGTTATGTGAGAAGAGCTCTGAAGCTGATGAACTTGATGCTAACGAGATGATGGTTTTGGCCGCCACTTTAGATGATGATTGCGAAGAGATTGAGACTGGTGATCTAATTTGGGCTAAACTTACTG GACATGCTGCATGGCCAGCAATTGTTTTAGACGAATCTCATGTGGGTAAACACAAGGGATTGAACAAAATTTCTGGAGAGAAGTCCGTGATTGTACAATTCTTTGGCACCTATGATTTTGCTAG GGTTCCGCGCAAACAAGTTATCCAATTCCTCAAGGGCCTTCTTTCGTCCTGTCATTCAAAGTGCAAGAAACCTAGTTTTGTTCGAGGATTGGAGGAGGCAAAAGT ATATCTTAGTGAACAGCGGCTACCTGAAAGTATGCAGCAGCTGCGAGATGGTGTTGAAGGTGATGTTGAGGATAATAGAAGCAGGGAGAATGAAGATGGTGCTGACTCGGATGGTGAGTCTATAAGCCATGATGAGATACTTAAGAAACTTGATGATCTCAAAAGCTCTAAATTGGAAGATGGAGAGCTGCAAATAGTAAGCCTCG GAAAGATTGTCAGAGACTCCAGCAATTTCCAAAATGAGAAATACATATGGCCCGAGGGTTATAGTGCTGTAAGGAAGTTCACATCTTTTTCAG ATCCAACTGTGCATACTATGTATAAGATGGAAGTACTGCGAGATGTTGACTCGAGGACAAGACCTCTATTTAAAGTTACAGGAGATAATGGAGAAGAG TTCAATGGACCAACTCCATCAGCTTGctggaataaaatttacaaaaagatCAGGAACGTGCAAATCAGAAATAAAGACAATAAAGCTGATCAGAAATTTTCCTCTGGTTCTTATATGTTTGGTTTTTCCCACCCAAAAGTTTTCAGAATCATAAAG GAGATGTCGCGATCAGCGGCGAAGTCTTCCCTGTTGGCCTctaggaaaatgaaaaactcaTCTGTTGGTTACAGACCTGTTACAGTTACATGGATGGACCTTGACAAGTGCAATGTTTGCCATATGGATGag GAGTACGAGAACAATTTATTTCTTCAGTGTGACAAATGCAGAATGATG GTTCATGCTAGATGCTACGGAGAACTAGAGCCCAGTGATGGAGTGCTTTGGTTATGCAACTTATGCCGTCCTGGAGCACCCGAATCTCCTCTATGCTGCCTCTGTCCTGTAGTAG gaGGTGCTATGAAACCCACCACCAATGACAGTTGGGCTCATCTGGCTTGCGCCATTTGGATTCCAG AAACATGTTTATTAgatgttaaaaaaatggaacctATTGATGGGATTGATCGAATCAACAAG GATCGGTGGAAGCTACTTTGCAGCATCTGTCACGTTTCTCATGGAGCGTGCATACAG TGCTCCAACATTAATTGTCGTGTGTCATACCATCCCCTGTGTGCACGTGCTGCCGGCTTTTGCCTCGAG ACTGAGGACATGGATAGAGTCCACACAGCTCCTCTCGATGAGGATGACGAGTATCGGTCCATTCAGCTTCTTTCTTTCTGTGAGAGACACAGGCCCAAGTCTAATGAAAATGTGGCTTCTGACAAACAAATTGTTCAAAAGGCTACTGAAGATGAACATGCTGAATATATTCCACCTATAAACCCTAGCGGTTGCGCTCGCACTG AAATTTATGATTACCGGAAGAAGCGGGAAAAAAATGGACAAGATGGTCCGTCATCAAAGCGCTTGTATGTGGAGAACGTGCCACATATACCAGGTGGGTTCAGCCATCATATGCCCTTGTGGAACAAAACGTCCTCAAATGAACCTGGTAGTTCCAAGCACTCTGTAGACCTTCTGGAGTTAAGAAGCTTGCAACTAAAGTCATCTCGTGAGTTTCTTTCAGTTGCTGATAAGTACAACCACATGAGGGAGACCTATAGGAGGAGACTGGCATATG GGAAGTCTCGTATACATGGTTTTGGTGTCTTCACTAAACTTCCATATAAAGCTGGAGACATG GTGATTGAGTATACTGGGGACATTATTCGGGGTTCAGTAGCCGACAGAAGAGAACACTTGTCTTACAACAAACTTGTG GGTGCTGGAACTTATATGTTCCGGATTGATGATAACCGTGTTTTAGATGCCACCAAGTCAGGAAGCATAGCACATTTGATTAACCACTCATGTGAA TCAAACTGTTATTCAAGAGTCATTACTGTCAATGACCAGAACCACATAATTATATTCGCGAAGCGAGACATCAATTATGGTGAAGAACTAACATATGATTACAG ATTTTCTTCAATTGGTGAACGACTAGCCTGTTATTGTGGATCATCTAAATGCCGGGGTGTAGTGAATGACGTTGAGTCTGAAGAAAGAGTTAAAAAACTACATGTACCCAGCAGTGAATTGACAGATTGGAAAGGAGAATAA
- the LOC125223842 gene encoding histone-lysine N-methyltransferase ATX2-like isoform X2, producing MAADALPENGGAKLSDNDEFHTSGAPLKYIPLCEVYSATSPRVTASGSKKVKAAARKPPQTNGHGQLTEHPITPESQFAVVYSRRRRRAESTNFMKGLLPESVNAESEVDGRAEGAVMKRRRFRDVEVGSDCKLSGESDAPAPLSDDLDKTNCKIVRENRNVCKIDSSSKTKKQKNDSSETAEKNSGAGRMRRWVRLSFDGVDPEKFIELQCKVYWPLDASWYCAHITGYNSETGQHHLKYEDGEQEELVLSDERIKFYISSKEMQIMELKLCEKSSEADELDANEMMVLAATLDDDCEEIETGDLIWAKLTGHAAWPAIVLDESHVGKHKGLNKISGEKSVIVQFFGTYDFARVPRKQVIQFLKGLLSSCHSKCKKPSFVRGLEEAKVYLSEQRLPESMQQLRDGVEGDVEDNRSRENEDGADSDGESISHDEILKKLDDLKSSKLEDGELQIVSLGKIVRDSSNFQNEKYIWPEGYSAVRKFTSFSDPTVHTMYKMEVLRDVDSRTRPLFKVTGDNGEEFNGPTPSACWNKIYKKIRNVQIRNKDNKADQKFSSGSYMFGFSHPKVFRIIKEMSRSAAKSSLLASRKMKNSSVGYRPVTVTWMDLDKCNVCHMDEEYENNLFLQCDKCRMMVHARCYGELEPSDGVLWLCNLCRPGAPESPLCCLCPVVGGAMKPTTNDSWAHLACAIWIPETCLLDVKKMEPIDGIDRINKDRWKLLCSICHVSHGACIQCSNINCRVSYHPLCARAAGFCLETEDMDRVHTAPLDEDDEYRSIQLLSFCERHRPKSNENVASDKQIVQKATEDEHAEYIPPINPSGCARTEIYDYRKKREKNGQDGPSSKRLYVENVPHIPGGFSHHMPLWNKTSSNEPVADKYNHMRETYRRRLAYGKSRIHGFGVFTKLPYKAGDMVIEYTGDIIRGSVADRREHLSYNKLVGAGTYMFRIDDNRVLDATKSGSIAHLINHSCESNCYSRVITVNDQNHIIIFAKRDINYGEELTYDYRFSSIGERLACYCGSSKCRGVVNDVESEERVKKLHVPSSELTDWKGE from the exons ATGGCTGCCGACGCATTACCTGAAAACGGCGGTGCGAAGCTCAGCGACAACGATGAATTTCACACGAGCGGCGCGCCGCTCAAGTACATCCCGCTCTGCGAGGTGTACTCCGCTACATCTCCCCGCGTCACCGCATCCGGATCGAAGAAGGTCAAGGCTGCAGCCAGGAAGCCGCCGCAAACCAACGGCCATGGTCAATTGACGGAGCACCCGATCACGCCGGAGTCTCAGTTCGCTGTCGTCTACTCGAGGCGCCGGAGGAGGGCGGAGAGCACCAATTTCATGAAGGGGCTGCTTCCGGAGAGTGTGAATGCGGAATCGGAGGTTGACGGTAGGGCGGAGGGGGCTGTCATGAAGCGGAGGAGGTTTCGGGATGTGGAAGTGGGGAGTGATTGTAAGTTGTCGGGGGAATCCGATGCTCCGGCGCCGTTGAGTGATGATCTTGACAAAACTAACTGTAAAATTGTTCGGGAAAACAGGAATGTGTGTAAAATTGATAGTAGTAGCAAGacgaaaaaacaaaaaaatgattctTCGGAGACTGCTGAAAAGAATTCAGGAGCTGGACGGATGAGGAGATGGGTCCG GCTGAGTTTCGATGGAGTTGATCCTGAGAAGTTCATTGAGTTACAATGCAAG GTCTACTGGCCACTGGATGCAAGCTGGTATTGTGCCCATATAACAGGGTACAATTCTGAGACTGGTCAGCACCAT TTGAAGTATGAGGATGGAGAGCAAGAAGAGCTGGTTTTATCTGATGAACGTATAAAGTTTTATATCTCTTCCAAGGAGATGCAAATTATGGAGTTGAAGTTATGTGAGAAGAGCTCTGAAGCTGATGAACTTGATGCTAACGAGATGATGGTTTTGGCCGCCACTTTAGATGATGATTGCGAAGAGATTGAGACTGGTGATCTAATTTGGGCTAAACTTACTG GACATGCTGCATGGCCAGCAATTGTTTTAGACGAATCTCATGTGGGTAAACACAAGGGATTGAACAAAATTTCTGGAGAGAAGTCCGTGATTGTACAATTCTTTGGCACCTATGATTTTGCTAG GGTTCCGCGCAAACAAGTTATCCAATTCCTCAAGGGCCTTCTTTCGTCCTGTCATTCAAAGTGCAAGAAACCTAGTTTTGTTCGAGGATTGGAGGAGGCAAAAGT ATATCTTAGTGAACAGCGGCTACCTGAAAGTATGCAGCAGCTGCGAGATGGTGTTGAAGGTGATGTTGAGGATAATAGAAGCAGGGAGAATGAAGATGGTGCTGACTCGGATGGTGAGTCTATAAGCCATGATGAGATACTTAAGAAACTTGATGATCTCAAAAGCTCTAAATTGGAAGATGGAGAGCTGCAAATAGTAAGCCTCG GAAAGATTGTCAGAGACTCCAGCAATTTCCAAAATGAGAAATACATATGGCCCGAGGGTTATAGTGCTGTAAGGAAGTTCACATCTTTTTCAG ATCCAACTGTGCATACTATGTATAAGATGGAAGTACTGCGAGATGTTGACTCGAGGACAAGACCTCTATTTAAAGTTACAGGAGATAATGGAGAAGAG TTCAATGGACCAACTCCATCAGCTTGctggaataaaatttacaaaaagatCAGGAACGTGCAAATCAGAAATAAAGACAATAAAGCTGATCAGAAATTTTCCTCTGGTTCTTATATGTTTGGTTTTTCCCACCCAAAAGTTTTCAGAATCATAAAG GAGATGTCGCGATCAGCGGCGAAGTCTTCCCTGTTGGCCTctaggaaaatgaaaaactcaTCTGTTGGTTACAGACCTGTTACAGTTACATGGATGGACCTTGACAAGTGCAATGTTTGCCATATGGATGag GAGTACGAGAACAATTTATTTCTTCAGTGTGACAAATGCAGAATGATG GTTCATGCTAGATGCTACGGAGAACTAGAGCCCAGTGATGGAGTGCTTTGGTTATGCAACTTATGCCGTCCTGGAGCACCCGAATCTCCTCTATGCTGCCTCTGTCCTGTAGTAG gaGGTGCTATGAAACCCACCACCAATGACAGTTGGGCTCATCTGGCTTGCGCCATTTGGATTCCAG AAACATGTTTATTAgatgttaaaaaaatggaacctATTGATGGGATTGATCGAATCAACAAG GATCGGTGGAAGCTACTTTGCAGCATCTGTCACGTTTCTCATGGAGCGTGCATACAG TGCTCCAACATTAATTGTCGTGTGTCATACCATCCCCTGTGTGCACGTGCTGCCGGCTTTTGCCTCGAG ACTGAGGACATGGATAGAGTCCACACAGCTCCTCTCGATGAGGATGACGAGTATCGGTCCATTCAGCTTCTTTCTTTCTGTGAGAGACACAGGCCCAAGTCTAATGAAAATGTGGCTTCTGACAAACAAATTGTTCAAAAGGCTACTGAAGATGAACATGCTGAATATATTCCACCTATAAACCCTAGCGGTTGCGCTCGCACTG AAATTTATGATTACCGGAAGAAGCGGGAAAAAAATGGACAAGATGGTCCGTCATCAAAGCGCTTGTATGTGGAGAACGTGCCACATATACCAGGTGGGTTCAGCCATCATATGCCCTTGTGGAACAAAACGTCCTCAAATGAACCTG TTGCTGATAAGTACAACCACATGAGGGAGACCTATAGGAGGAGACTGGCATATG GGAAGTCTCGTATACATGGTTTTGGTGTCTTCACTAAACTTCCATATAAAGCTGGAGACATG GTGATTGAGTATACTGGGGACATTATTCGGGGTTCAGTAGCCGACAGAAGAGAACACTTGTCTTACAACAAACTTGTG GGTGCTGGAACTTATATGTTCCGGATTGATGATAACCGTGTTTTAGATGCCACCAAGTCAGGAAGCATAGCACATTTGATTAACCACTCATGTGAA TCAAACTGTTATTCAAGAGTCATTACTGTCAATGACCAGAACCACATAATTATATTCGCGAAGCGAGACATCAATTATGGTGAAGAACTAACATATGATTACAG ATTTTCTTCAATTGGTGAACGACTAGCCTGTTATTGTGGATCATCTAAATGCCGGGGTGTAGTGAATGACGTTGAGTCTGAAGAAAGAGTTAAAAAACTACATGTACCCAGCAGTGAATTGACAGATTGGAAAGGAGAATAA
- the LOC125224255 gene encoding zinc finger CCCH domain-containing protein 25-like, which yields MNPLTLVKRIQNINKKEAALGISEDASWHAKYRDSAYVYVGGIPFDLTEGDLLAVFAQYGEIVDVNLIRDKGTGKSKGFAFVAYEDQRSTNLAVDNLNGAQILGRTIRVDHVTKYKKMEEEDEETRQQKREERGVCRAFQKGECNRGDSCKFSHDEQRAANTGWGAEEDKPSRWVQDKFKNPEMDRRSGRPSHRGNDDYQRPRGNGNNERAELNAKDDERRGVKTQLEHKDARDGSSTDKRSRSSFNEPNSNVERDWRNENRSRKYESESHHREDTYTREKEARSGRDRDISSSREKEGRSGRDRDTYSREKEGRSGRDREKDGRSGRDRDTHSDHHRREKDERGR from the exons ATGAATCCATTGACATTGGTGAAGCGTATTCagaatataaacaaaaagGAGGCAGCCCTAGGAATATCAGAAGATGCTTCGTGGCATGCTAAGTATAGAGACTCTGCTTATGTTTATGTTGGTGGCATCCCTTTTGACTTGACTGAAGGTGATCTCCTTGCCGTCTTTGCGCA GTATGGAGAGATTGTGGATGTTAATCTAATCCGAGACAAAGGTACTGGAAAGTCGAAAGGTTTTGCTTTTGTTGCGTATGAGGATCAAAGGAGCACAAATCTTGCTGTTG ACAATTTAAATGGAGCTCAAATTTTGGGCCGGACTATTAGGGTTGATCACGTGACCAAATACAAAAAGatggaggaagaggatgagGAGACTAGGCAGCAGAAGAGGGAGGAACGAGGTGTCTGTCGAGCTTTTCAGAAAGGAGAATGCAACCGCGGAGATAGCTGCAAATTTTCTCATGATGAACAA AGAGCTGCTAATACAGGATGGGGTGCAGAAGAAGATAAACCTTCAAGGTGGGTGCAGGACAAGTTTAAAAATCCAGAAATGGATAGAAGGTCTGGACGACCTAGCCATAGAGGTAATGACGACTATCAACGTCCACGGGGGAATGGCAATAATGAAAGAGCTGAGTTGAATGCAAAAGATGATGAGAGAAGAGGGGTTAAAACACAGTTGGAGCATAAGGATGCACGCGATGGCTCAAGTACTGATAAAAGGTCGAGATCCAGCTTCAATGAGCCAAACTCCAACGTAGAACGTGATTGGAGAAATGAGAATAGATCAAGAAAATATGAGTCTGAATCCCATCACCGTGAAGACACATATACTAGAGAAAAGGAAGCTAGGTCAGGTCGTGATAGAGATATATCTAGTAGTCGAGAAAAGGAAGGGAGGTCAGGCCGTGATAGAGATACGTATAGTAGAGAAAAGGAAGGGAGGTCAGGCCGAGACAGGGAAAAGGATGGTAGGTCAGGCCGAGATAGAGATACTCATTCAGACCATCATAGGAgagaaaaagatgaaagagGTAGATGA